Proteins co-encoded in one Oculatellaceae cyanobacterium genomic window:
- a CDS encoding SpoIID/LytB domain-containing protein has product MTLTNTLLRFPNLRYSLIPLLAAPTLLLPAVPTSDSASVPKQNLVSVSPPSQSSQINPQPSIKPTSPAITPTAKTQAAKTPTKTNVAAPVHKPTDVELKVAIAINVDTLAVGTSTTGVIRDEAGKVLRSLQAGVPFNLQASGNEIDFGVWKSPNGVWLEATPGGYVGVGEHWYRGKVKLISRGSTLLAVNYVNLETYLYSVVGSEMPSSWPIDALKAQAVAARSYALVRYLKPANPYYHIGTTQAWQVYKGLSGEASSTYTAVELTRGQILTAQGSLVDAWYADTQETTDRAHDGKGMSQYGAKDLAKQGYDYTHILGTYYPGSTLTPIQILAMASGDR; this is encoded by the coding sequence GTGACATTGACAAATACACTTCTGCGGTTTCCTAACTTACGCTACAGCCTAATTCCCCTATTGGCTGCGCCAACATTGCTACTCCCAGCAGTACCAACATCAGATTCCGCCAGTGTCCCCAAACAAAACCTCGTCTCAGTCTCGCCACCATCCCAAAGTAGTCAAATTAACCCTCAACCTAGTATTAAACCAACCAGCCCTGCAATTACTCCTACTGCTAAAACTCAAGCTGCTAAAACTCCTACTAAAACTAACGTTGCTGCCCCTGTACACAAACCTACAGATGTGGAATTGAAGGTAGCGATCGCAATTAACGTAGACACTCTCGCGGTTGGAACTTCTACAACAGGAGTGATTAGAGATGAAGCAGGAAAAGTACTGCGAAGTCTTCAAGCAGGTGTCCCCTTCAACCTACAAGCGTCAGGCAACGAAATAGATTTCGGTGTATGGAAAAGCCCTAATGGTGTTTGGCTAGAAGCTACTCCAGGCGGCTATGTTGGTGTTGGAGAACATTGGTATAGAGGAAAAGTCAAATTAATCTCTAGAGGTAGTACTTTATTAGCAGTAAATTATGTCAATTTAGAAACTTATTTATATAGCGTTGTTGGCTCAGAAATGCCAAGTTCCTGGCCAATAGATGCTCTTAAAGCTCAAGCAGTTGCAGCACGTTCTTATGCTTTGGTGCGTTACTTAAAACCTGCTAACCCCTATTACCATATCGGCACAACCCAAGCTTGGCAAGTTTACAAAGGTTTAAGCGGTGAAGCCAGCAGTACTTATACAGCAGTCGAATTAACTAGAGGTCAAATCCTCACTGCTCAAGGTTCGCTCGTTGATGCTTGGTATGCTGATACCCAAGAGACGACTGATAGAGCGCACGATGGTAAAGGAATGAGCCAATATGGAGCGAAAGATTTAGCCAAGCAAGGATATGACTATACGCACATTTTAGGAACTTATTATCCAGGTTCAACTTTAACCCCAATTCAGATATTAGCTATGGCGAGTGGCGATCGCTAA
- a CDS encoding chemotaxis protein CheW, translating to MATLDLNDTLTYSTAEANELDNTRAIQTLKLLVFSIGSLNLALRIEAVYKVLNSTQIHGSGSKWVGLVHMGDREVTVLDLEWRIFHTHREHQNLDEGYLIVVQNKERELCGIPVATVPALIDVPLSSIRVLPESFRRGDTLGIASHVVVIPQEESNLTLFMLDIDAATKLTVENI from the coding sequence ATGGCAACCTTAGACTTAAATGATACCTTAACTTACTCAACCGCCGAAGCAAACGAGCTAGATAATACTCGTGCTATACAAACATTAAAACTATTAGTATTTAGCATTGGTAGCCTCAACTTAGCCTTACGAATTGAAGCTGTTTATAAAGTACTTAATTCCACCCAAATTCATGGCAGTGGTAGCAAGTGGGTAGGACTTGTCCACATGGGCGATCGCGAAGTAACAGTTTTAGATTTAGAATGGCGTATATTCCACACCCATAGAGAGCATCAAAACCTTGATGAAGGGTATTTAATAGTAGTTCAAAATAAAGAGCGTGAACTTTGTGGCATTCCAGTTGCTACCGTTCCCGCTTTAATTGATGTACCTTTATCTAGTATCAGAGTTTTACCAGAATCTTTTCGTCGCGGTGACACATTAGGAATAGCTAGTCACGTTGTTGTGATTCCACAAGAAGAGTCTAATTTGACTTTATTTATGTTAGATATTGATGCGGCTACAAAATTAACAGTGGAAAATATCTAG
- a CDS encoding Uma2 family endonuclease — protein MQVALKQIIVAPGTQLLLKDVSWQQLQEILTNLGESRSARISYSKGMLEIMVPLPEHEDDKVIIGNLVEAILEEMDIEFRSLGSTTFENEKMAAAKEPDDCFYIQNEAKIRGKRRLDLTVDPPPDLAIEIDITSRTRLNSYQDLGVAEFWRYDGSKLEINILQAGKYIRSNQSSNFPKLPIIEVIPEYLERSKVIGRNATMKIFRAWLREQLAG, from the coding sequence ATGCAAGTAGCACTTAAGCAAATCATAGTTGCTCCAGGCACTCAATTACTGCTAAAAGATGTTAGTTGGCAGCAACTTCAAGAAATATTAACAAACTTAGGTGAAAGCCGCAGTGCCAGAATTTCTTATAGTAAAGGAATGTTAGAAATCATGGTTCCTCTGCCTGAACATGAAGATGATAAAGTAATCATTGGTAATTTGGTAGAAGCAATTTTAGAAGAAATGGATATAGAATTCAGAAGTTTAGGCTCGACTACCTTTGAAAATGAAAAAATGGCAGCAGCAAAAGAGCCTGATGATTGTTTCTATATTCAAAACGAAGCAAAAATTAGAGGTAAGAGAAGGTTAGATTTAACAGTAGATCCACCTCCAGATCTAGCAATTGAAATTGATATTACATCTCGCACTAGATTAAATAGTTATCAGGATTTAGGAGTTGCTGAATTTTGGCGTTACGACGGTAGCAAGCTAGAGATAAATATACTGCAAGCAGGTAAATATATTCGATCAAATCAAAGTTCAAACTTTCCCAAATTGCCAATTATTGAAGTAATTCCTGAATATTTGGAGCGCAGTAAAGTTATCGGTAGAAATGCGACGATGAAAATATTTAGAGCTTGGTTGAGAGAACAGTTAGCAGGATAA
- a CDS encoding ester cyclase: protein MSSTQPTDQPLWIQDRETVIAHDDGVEWRYQERPDYSHTNKSLQAQSQYAHIEGSLEAIVQNLVRAFEMEATHKTNPAQWVSVVADKFRMRTNGGPEYTANDVAAVGTYNLFLEESEHYNPKVETFESSIRIFHEAFPDGFLWELAEVFSGPPNVTFKWRHWGTFSGPYKDHAPTGEKIEISGMTVARVNDDLKILSLEHFFDTSLFLGKLATGCPFHAQK, encoded by the coding sequence ATGAGTTCCACACAACCCACCGATCAACCTCTTTGGATACAAGACAGAGAAACAGTTATCGCTCACGATGATGGTGTCGAGTGGCGTTATCAAGAACGCCCAGACTATTCGCACACTAACAAATCTCTTCAAGCACAAAGCCAATATGCTCACATTGAGGGGTCTTTAGAGGCGATTGTGCAAAACTTAGTTAGAGCCTTTGAAATGGAAGCAACCCACAAAACAAACCCCGCCCAGTGGGTATCGGTTGTTGCTGACAAGTTTCGGATGAGGACAAATGGTGGCCCAGAGTACACCGCTAATGATGTGGCAGCGGTAGGAACTTATAATTTATTTCTGGAAGAATCAGAACACTATAATCCTAAAGTCGAGACATTTGAATCTTCTATTCGGATATTCCACGAAGCATTTCCAGATGGATTTTTGTGGGAGTTAGCTGAGGTCTTCTCAGGCCCCCCAAATGTTACTTTTAAATGGCGGCATTGGGGAACTTTTAGCGGCCCTTATAAAGATCACGCACCTACAGGAGAGAAGATAGAAATCTCTGGAATGACCGTTGCCCGTGTTAACGATGACTTAAAGATTCTATCTTTGGAACATTTCTTTGATACCAGTTTATTCTTAGGTAAATTGGCAACAGGTTGTCCTTTCCACGCTCAAAAGTAG